A region of the Nocardia asteroides genome:
AGGACTTCCGTGGCTACGCGGGCACCGTGTCGGGCGGCGTCTTCAAGCCGGGCGACGAAGTGGCCGTGCTGCCTTCGGGTTTCACCACCACCGTGGAGGCGATCTGGGGACCGGGCGGCGCACCGGTCGCGGAAGCCTTCCCGCCGCAGGCGGTCACCATCCAGCTCGCCGACGAGCTGGACATCTCCCGCGGCGATCTGATCTGCCGCCCGAACAACCGCCCGAACACCGACCGCGATATCGACGCGATGGTGTGCTGGTTCGCCGAGGACGCCCAGCTCACCCCGGGCGCGACCTACACCATCCGGCACACCACCCGTGCCGTCACAGCCGAGGTCCGCTCCCTGGACTACCGGCTGGACGTCAACACGCTGCATCGCGACGAGCGCGCGGAGTCGTTGACGCTCAACGAGATCGGCCGTGTCCAGTTGCGCACTCGCCAGCCTCTGCTGTTCGACCCGTACCGGCGCAACCGCGCCACCGGCAGCTTCATCCTCGTCGACGACACCACCAACAACACCGTCGCCGCGGGCATGATCACCGGCCCGAGCCTGCCCTCCTCCCGCGTGGTCTGGCATTCCACCGCCGTCGAGCGCGACGAGCGCGCCACCCGTGGCCTGACGGTCTGGTTGACCGGCCTGTCCGGCTCCGGGAAATCGACCGTCGCGGTGGAACTGGAGCGCCGATTGGTCGCCGCGGGGCGTCCGGCGTTCCTCCTCGACGGCGACAACCTGCGGCACGGGCTGAATTCGGATCTCGGGTTCAGCGCGGCGGACCGGGAAGAGAACGTCCGGCGCGTCGGCGAAGTGGCGAAACTGTTCGCCGAAGCCGGTGTGGTCGCGGTGGTGTCCCTGATCAGCCCCTACCGCGCCGACCGCGACCGGGTGCGCGCCGCGCACGAGGCAGCGGGAATCCCGTTCCTGGAGGTGTTCGTCGACACCCCGCTGGCGGTCTGCGAAGCCCGCGACCCCAAGGGAATGTACGCCAAGGCCCGCGCGGGCGAGATCCGCGGCTTCACCGGCATCGATGACCCGTACGAAGCACCCACCGAAGCCGATATCGTTCTCCGCCCCGACCATGGGGACCCGGCATCGATGGCCGCCACGATCATCGCGAGGTTGACGCGATTGGACTGACAACGTGTGTGGGCAACCGCCGGATTTCTCCGCGCGATCGGTCGGATCCCGCGAACTCACCTTGGGGGTGCCGAGCCGTTGATCGAGCCCCACGGCCGCGACCGGCTGCCACGGGTCAGAGCCGCAGATCGGCCGCTGACACTTTGGGAGGCTGCCGCACCGATCCCGGCCGATAGGTCGCTTGCGCTATCGGGCGACGCGTCCGGGTGTAGGACTCCAGCGCCATGGCAATGGAGTTCGCACCACGCAAGGTCTTCGCCAAGACGATGGCGTCCTCGATCGCCGAGGTCGCTCCTCGCCCCGCCGCCGGCGAAACGACGTGTGCCGCATCACCTATCAGCACGGTGTCAGCGCTGTGCCAGAGGCCATCGGGGTCGAGTTCGTACAGGGCGATCGGCGCACTCACCTCCGAGTGCTCCAGTACCTGCGCCACTTGCGTCGCCCGCAGCATTTCGAGAAACACGTCGGCGTCGATAGCCGCGGCCGGAGACTCCGCTTTTCGCCTGCTGAACCAGAAGGAACCATCGCGCTCGTCCCCCACGTACCCCGCGACCCCCTCCGAGTGCGCCCAGAAGTGCAGGACGTTCGTCGGTAGCCCTCGCACCGGAACCGGGCAATGTCCGTACCGGATCACTTGCCCGGTGTATGCGGGCTCCTGGGAACTGCCGAGCATGCGCCGGGTTTCCGAACGAGCGCCATCGGCGCCGACGAGCAGGTCACCTGTGCGCTTGCCGGGATCGGCCCGAGTTCCGTAGGCGCAGGGAATATTCGCCCCGTCCAAGCCTTCACGCAGTACGGCCAACAGATCCCTGCGCCACACATGGATACTCGACCAGCGATGACCGGGCTCGGTCCGAGCGAAGGACTTCGTGCGCCCCGTCAGCGTGTCGGCCGAACTGACACCGACAACCGGAAACCCG
Encoded here:
- a CDS encoding FAD-dependent monooxygenase — protein: MFRAEVIGCGIGGACAALALAKVGAAVTVYERSERAADVGGWVTLGPAASTALDQIGLGEKVRAAGFPVVGVSSADTLTGRTKSFARTEPGHRWSSIHVWRRDLLAVLREGLDGANIPCAYGTRADPGKRTGDLLVGADGARSETRRMLGSSQEPAYTGQVIRYGHCPVPVRGLPTNVLHFWAHSEGVAGYVGDERDGSFWFSRRKAESPAAAIDADVFLEMLRATQVAQVLEHSEVSAPIALYELDPDGLWHSADTVLIGDAAHVVSPAAGRGATSAIEDAIVLAKTLRGANSIAMALESYTRTRRPIAQATYRPGSVRQPPKVSAADLRL
- the cysC gene encoding adenylyl-sulfate kinase, which encodes MTTTLLRLATAGSVDDGKSTLIGRLLFDSKTLFTDQLAAVERTSRDRGDDYPNLALLTDGLRAEREQGITIDVAHRYFATPRRKFIIADTPGHVQYTRNMVTGASTADLALILVDARKGVVEQTRRHAFLAGLLGIPHLVLCVNKMDLVDWSQERFEEIREEFARWASKLDVSDLTFVPVSALHGDNIVHRGASMPWYEGTPLLHHLEEVHIASDRNLIDARFPVQYVTRRHAQDFRGYAGTVSGGVFKPGDEVAVLPSGFTTTVEAIWGPGGAPVAEAFPPQAVTIQLADELDISRGDLICRPNNRPNTDRDIDAMVCWFAEDAQLTPGATYTIRHTTRAVTAEVRSLDYRLDVNTLHRDERAESLTLNEIGRVQLRTRQPLLFDPYRRNRATGSFILVDDTTNNTVAAGMITGPSLPSSRVVWHSTAVERDERATRGLTVWLTGLSGSGKSTVAVELERRLVAAGRPAFLLDGDNLRHGLNSDLGFSAADREENVRRVGEVAKLFAEAGVVAVVSLISPYRADRDRVRAAHEAAGIPFLEVFVDTPLAVCEARDPKGMYAKARAGEIRGFTGIDDPYEAPTEADIVLRPDHGDPASMAATIIARLTRLD